The Nitrospira tepida genome includes a window with the following:
- a CDS encoding S8 family serine peptidase: protein MMQPFFHGLGVPVVGAALYLLLAGCSAGEDANPATTQTASGGSTVGGPVAVIDDPLFSQQWHLQNTGQGGGTVGEDARVVGAWNQDISGRGVRIAVVDDGLEIGHEDLAPNVISGQSHNYLTHGSDPTPVSTGTCREAGGSADCHGTAVAGVAAAFANRAGGRGVSPYANLVGYNLLASGVISPDSLEADAMTRNAAGVWISNNSWGAPDDGRLHPSGPLWKAGVLAGLSGGRNGLGTIYVWAGGNGGPRRGDNSNYEGYANFRGVMAVCAVNAAGQQPPYSDPGANLWVCAPSNTVGPGFALPGITTTDRSGSQGYNISGSGGDPVDPNYTTQFGGTSAATAVVSGVAALMLQANPHLGWRDVRQVLAETARQNDPGDSDWMINGAGFHVNHKYGFGTVDAEAAVTRARTWTNLGPQRTFSRTLTPSLALADGGTATNTVAIASSGIARIEWIEIEVTLNHANDEELEIVLRNETTGTTSVLAEPRTCSGSGVDLCGDYNAWIFGSARHLGEGVDGNWTLLIRDSSPGLTGTLVSWKLTFYGT, encoded by the coding sequence ATGATGCAACCTTTCTTCCATGGACTCGGCGTGCCGGTCGTTGGTGCGGCACTCTATCTGCTCCTCGCCGGCTGTTCGGCAGGGGAGGACGCAAACCCGGCCACCACGCAAACGGCGTCGGGTGGATCGACCGTGGGCGGGCCGGTCGCCGTCATCGACGATCCGCTGTTCTCTCAACAGTGGCATCTCCAAAATACCGGCCAGGGCGGCGGCACGGTCGGGGAAGATGCGCGGGTCGTCGGCGCGTGGAATCAGGACATCAGCGGCCGCGGAGTCCGGATCGCCGTGGTGGACGACGGGCTGGAGATCGGTCATGAAGATCTCGCTCCCAATGTGATTTCCGGGCAGAGCCACAATTATCTGACCCATGGCTCCGATCCCACGCCGGTGAGCACCGGGACCTGTAGAGAAGCCGGAGGGTCGGCGGACTGTCACGGCACGGCAGTGGCGGGGGTGGCCGCGGCCTTTGCGAACAGGGCCGGAGGCCGAGGAGTCTCTCCCTATGCGAATCTGGTCGGATACAACCTGCTCGCAAGCGGGGTCATCAGCCCGGATAGTCTGGAAGCCGACGCCATGACGAGAAATGCGGCCGGCGTGTGGATCTCGAACAATAGTTGGGGCGCGCCGGATGACGGGCGCCTGCATCCCAGCGGTCCACTCTGGAAAGCGGGTGTGCTGGCCGGTTTGTCCGGCGGTCGAAACGGGCTGGGCACCATCTATGTCTGGGCCGGCGGAAACGGCGGTCCGCGGAGAGGCGACAATTCGAATTACGAAGGTTATGCCAATTTTCGCGGCGTGATGGCGGTGTGCGCGGTCAACGCGGCCGGGCAACAACCGCCCTATTCGGATCCCGGCGCCAACCTCTGGGTCTGTGCTCCATCCAATACGGTCGGGCCCGGGTTTGCGTTGCCCGGCATCACGACCACGGACCGGTCCGGTTCCCAAGGGTACAATATCTCCGGATCGGGCGGTGATCCGGTCGATCCCAACTATACGACCCAGTTCGGCGGGACGTCCGCCGCCACTGCCGTGGTTTCCGGAGTTGCCGCGCTCATGCTCCAGGCGAATCCGCATTTGGGATGGCGTGACGTGCGACAGGTGTTGGCGGAAACGGCCAGGCAGAACGATCCCGGCGACTCGGACTGGATGATCAACGGGGCCGGATTTCACGTGAATCACAAGTACGGGTTTGGCACGGTCGATGCCGAGGCCGCCGTCACCAGGGCCCGCACCTGGACGAACCTCGGCCCGCAGCGCACCTTTTCACGCACCCTCACGCCGTCGTTGGCACTCGCCGACGGCGGGACCGCCACGAATACGGTCGCGATCGCTTCGAGCGGGATCGCCAGAATCGAATGGATTGAGATTGAGGTGACGCTCAATCACGCCAACGACGAGGAGCTGGAAATCGTCCTCCGCAATGAAACCACGGGAACCACGAGCGTCCTGGCCGAGCCTCGCACCTGTTCGGGAAGCGGCGTCGATCTCTGCGGCGACTACAACGCGTGGATCTTCGGCAGCGCGCGCCATCTCGGGGAGGGTGTGGACGGCAATTGGACGTTGCTGATTCGAGACTCGAGTCCGGGCCTGACAGGGACGCTGGTCTCCTGGAAGCTGACCTTTTACGGGACGTGA